A single Pseudoalteromonas phenolica DNA region contains:
- the mutT gene encoding 8-oxo-dGTP diphosphatase MutT, with amino-acid sequence MTKKVVEVAVGVIKRDEHIFITKRDESQHQGGLWEFPGGKIEAGESVTEALTRELKEEVNIDVHSSQSLLDIEHDYGDKCVKLFIHIVDDFSGEATGLEGQASQWVAINDLNNWAFPAANVAIIDALQKQ; translated from the coding sequence ATGACAAAGAAAGTAGTCGAAGTCGCGGTTGGCGTAATAAAGCGTGATGAGCACATATTTATTACTAAGCGTGATGAGTCTCAACATCAAGGTGGTCTTTGGGAATTCCCTGGCGGTAAAATTGAAGCAGGTGAATCAGTCACTGAAGCGCTGACGAGAGAATTAAAAGAAGAAGTGAATATCGACGTGCATAGTTCACAAAGTTTGCTAGATATTGAACATGACTATGGTGATAAGTGTGTGAAGTTGTTTATTCATATCGTTGACGACTTCTCTGGCGAGGCAACTGGACTCGAAGGGCAGGCATCACAGTGGGTTGCAATCAATGATCTGAACAATTGGGCGTTTCCTGCTGCAAATGTTGCCATTATTGATGCGTTACAAAAACAGTAA
- a CDS encoding family 20 glycosylhydrolase, translating to MINKKFALAGIMAAMPLFAQAGLSQQQVDNFAKGTELTFAVEDNFHNGAASFIGSMRLQNNSSVALPKGKSDWQIYVHSVRKISKVNTQGIAIEHINGDLHRFVPTNEFKGLKAGESLNVEFEAGAWVASYSDFMPRAFLVSNKQKPAIFANTDTEDLTTFIAPFERDNQLYRYNEPKDQTKLATPALRFERNQSNIEVSKEDALKRIIPKPHSVDFNRGTAELDSSWQIRFAGRLKSEVAVFQEDLADYGLTLKAEADHISAGKTPTIFLKVNDALKVDGKVASESYHLEIDDDKVVITGSDNAGVFYGIQSFLALIPADAKNTVSVPNVEIEDTPRFAWRGMHYDNGRNYHGKDALFKMVEQMGRYKMNKFHWHFSEDEGWRLEIPGLPELTDIGGYRCFDLEERSCLLTQLGTGPFKSGTGNGYLSREDFVELLKFAKSRHIDIIPEIEGPGHARASIIAMEARYDRLMAEGKPEEAKTYLLSDPKDTSQYLTVQNYTDNSMNACMDSTYAFIEKVTYELQNMYREAGTRLTNLHFGGDEVGAGSWVGSPACQAMFADPNNGVAGPNDLKPYFTQRVATMFAKRGIAPGAWEDGLMYDKINPFKRDEFPNEVFTANVWDNIWEWGVADRAHRLANNGYQVILSHGTHLYFDHPYEAHPEERGYYWATRYTDTKKTFSYMPDDVYANADYTRSREPIVNLEALVGRELPKLEKPENILGIQGQVWSETIRTEDQVLRMVFPRILAVAERAWHKASWEGSKIEPKAFAKDWHTYAAALSVKELAKLERDGVNVNLPVPGAKVESGQLVANSAFPHLEIQYSTDGGQSWSEYTSPVSVSGKNAVQLRTTLNGKKFSRVTQLTL from the coding sequence ATGATAAACAAGAAATTTGCTCTAGCGGGTATCATGGCTGCAATGCCATTATTTGCTCAAGCTGGTTTATCTCAACAACAAGTAGATAATTTCGCAAAAGGTACAGAACTGACTTTTGCAGTTGAAGACAACTTTCATAACGGTGCAGCCAGTTTTATCGGTTCTATGCGTTTACAAAATAATTCGTCAGTTGCTTTGCCAAAAGGCAAAAGTGATTGGCAAATTTACGTGCATTCAGTGCGTAAAATTTCAAAGGTCAATACGCAAGGTATTGCTATTGAACACATCAATGGTGACTTACACCGTTTTGTACCAACAAACGAGTTTAAAGGCCTAAAGGCTGGTGAAAGTTTAAATGTCGAGTTTGAAGCGGGGGCTTGGGTGGCCTCATATTCAGACTTTATGCCACGTGCTTTCTTAGTCAGTAACAAACAAAAACCAGCAATTTTTGCTAATACTGACACCGAAGACCTCACTACATTTATTGCGCCATTTGAACGTGATAATCAGCTTTATCGTTACAACGAGCCAAAAGATCAGACAAAGCTTGCCACTCCAGCGCTACGTTTTGAGCGTAATCAAAGCAATATTGAAGTAAGCAAAGAAGATGCGCTAAAACGTATTATTCCAAAGCCTCACTCGGTTGACTTCAACCGCGGGACTGCAGAGCTTGATAGCAGTTGGCAGATTCGTTTCGCTGGACGATTAAAGTCAGAAGTGGCCGTTTTCCAAGAAGATCTTGCCGACTATGGTTTAACACTCAAGGCTGAAGCCGATCATATTTCAGCAGGCAAAACGCCGACTATTTTCTTGAAAGTGAATGATGCACTAAAAGTTGATGGTAAAGTGGCTTCTGAAAGCTATCACCTAGAAATTGATGATGACAAAGTAGTTATTACAGGTAGCGACAACGCGGGGGTCTTTTACGGTATTCAAAGCTTCTTAGCGCTAATCCCTGCAGATGCAAAAAATACAGTGTCAGTGCCAAACGTAGAGATTGAAGATACGCCGCGTTTTGCTTGGCGTGGTATGCATTACGATAATGGTCGTAACTATCATGGTAAAGATGCGCTGTTCAAAATGGTTGAACAGATGGGTCGTTATAAAATGAATAAGTTCCACTGGCACTTTTCTGAAGATGAGGGCTGGCGCTTAGAGATCCCCGGGTTACCTGAGCTAACAGACATTGGCGGTTATCGTTGTTTCGATTTAGAAGAGCGTAGCTGTTTGTTAACTCAGTTAGGTACTGGGCCATTTAAGTCGGGCACAGGTAATGGTTATTTAAGCCGTGAGGACTTCGTTGAGTTATTAAAATTTGCTAAATCGCGCCATATTGACATCATTCCTGAAATTGAAGGTCCGGGTCACGCGCGTGCCTCAATTATCGCGATGGAAGCGCGTTATGATCGCTTAATGGCAGAAGGTAAACCTGAAGAGGCTAAAACGTATCTATTATCTGATCCTAAAGACACGTCTCAGTACTTAACGGTTCAAAATTACACAGACAATTCAATGAATGCGTGTATGGATTCGACTTACGCGTTTATTGAAAAAGTTACTTACGAACTGCAAAACATGTATCGCGAAGCAGGTACGCGTTTAACTAATCTTCACTTTGGTGGTGACGAAGTCGGTGCTGGCTCTTGGGTTGGTTCACCGGCGTGTCAGGCAATGTTCGCTGATCCGAATAATGGCGTAGCAGGTCCAAATGATTTAAAACCTTACTTCACTCAGCGTGTTGCAACTATGTTTGCTAAACGTGGCATTGCACCAGGTGCGTGGGAAGATGGGTTAATGTACGACAAAATTAACCCGTTTAAGCGTGATGAATTCCCTAATGAGGTATTTACTGCCAACGTATGGGATAACATCTGGGAGTGGGGTGTGGCAGATAGAGCACACCGTCTAGCAAACAATGGCTATCAGGTTATTTTATCTCATGGTACGCACTTGTACTTTGACCACCCTTATGAAGCGCATCCTGAAGAACGTGGCTACTACTGGGCGACGCGTTATACAGACACAAAGAAAACATTTAGCTATATGCCGGATGATGTCTATGCTAATGCCGACTATACCCGCAGCCGTGAGCCAATTGTTAATTTAGAAGCATTAGTCGGTCGTGAGCTCCCGAAACTTGAAAAGCCAGAAAATATTTTAGGTATTCAAGGTCAGGTTTGGAGTGAAACTATCCGTACTGAAGATCAAGTATTACGCATGGTATTCCCGCGTATCCTTGCTGTTGCTGAGCGTGCTTGGCACAAAGCAAGCTGGGAAGGCAGTAAGATTGAACCAAAGGCATTTGCAAAAGACTGGCACACTTATGCTGCTGCATTGAGTGTGAAAGAGCTCGCTAAACTTGAGCGTGATGGTGTTAATGTCAATTTACCTGTACCTGGCGCAAAAGTTGAAAGCGGTCAGCTAGTGGCTAATTCTGCGTTCCCACATTTAGAGATTCAATACAGTACAGATGGCGGTCAATCTTGGTCAGAGTACACCTCACCTGTTTCTGTAAGTGGTAAAAATGCAGTGCAATTACGCACAACATTAAACGGCAAAAAGTTTAGCCGTGTTACGCAGTTAACACTTTAG